The following coding sequences are from one Methanobacterium sp. window:
- a CDS encoding MBL fold metallo-hydrolase has translation MTNIDFFGGVDEIGGNKIRVRGKEESFFFDFGMAFSKANEYLSEFLQPRKANGILDFVQLGLLPCIKGIYREDYLRHVGLSHPEKPSIDGVLISHSHVDHVAYVHHLREDIPVYLSNESYLILKALEDTGTSSFSEYLHLKKTFHYLPKKKGEGYKRSSPKVERDIRIVEPYKKFEIGEFKIKTAPVDHSLPGASAFISESDDETIVYTGDLRFHGRNPELTHKFVEKARKANPTIMISEGTRIDNTSNVSEEDIEKRAVNEIASCRGLVVVNYPIRDLDRLVTFFKVAQDTDRKLVISLKQAYILSLFQENNSAYPKLSDVMIYKPRKGWGMVGDDSFACVENEWLCADNMDPAESLRDYKKWEREFLDADNVLTYKDLQVHPLDYIFRCDFFELKELIDIKPENGIYIQSSTEPFDEQMEINQTKVQNWLKLFKLPLLNEGFHASGHANGQEILDMIRDINPEKVYPVHTIYKNKFDILNDDRIKVIHPTKSLTNNYKSIRKSFY, from the coding sequence TTGACCAATATTGATTTTTTCGGTGGTGTGGATGAAATCGGTGGCAATAAAATCAGAGTCAGAGGAAAAGAAGAATCATTTTTCTTTGACTTTGGAATGGCTTTTTCAAAGGCTAATGAGTATTTATCTGAGTTTTTACAGCCACGTAAAGCTAATGGAATCCTAGATTTTGTCCAGCTCGGCCTTTTACCTTGCATTAAGGGAATTTATCGAGAGGACTACTTGCGTCATGTGGGACTTTCCCACCCTGAAAAGCCTTCCATAGATGGTGTCCTTATCAGCCACTCCCATGTGGATCACGTGGCCTACGTGCACCATTTAAGGGAAGATATCCCAGTTTATCTATCGAATGAGTCTTATCTAATCTTAAAAGCTTTAGAAGATACAGGTACATCGTCATTCTCCGAATACCTCCATTTGAAGAAAACATTTCATTATCTTCCTAAAAAAAAGGGTGAAGGATATAAAAGGAGCAGTCCCAAAGTGGAACGTGACATAAGGATTGTGGAACCTTATAAAAAATTTGAAATTGGTGAATTTAAAATAAAAACGGCTCCAGTTGATCATTCATTACCAGGGGCTTCTGCCTTTATTAGTGAAAGTGATGATGAAACAATTGTATATACTGGAGATCTTCGTTTTCACGGCCGTAACCCGGAACTGACCCATAAATTCGTTGAAAAGGCAAGGAAAGCTAATCCTACCATTATGATCAGTGAAGGTACACGAATTGATAATACTAGTAATGTTAGTGAAGAAGACATAGAAAAACGTGCAGTTAATGAAATTGCAAGTTGTCGAGGTTTAGTGGTGGTAAACTACCCTATTCGGGATCTGGATCGGCTGGTCACCTTTTTTAAAGTAGCACAGGACACTGACCGAAAGCTAGTGATCAGTCTTAAACAAGCCTATATTTTGAGTCTGTTTCAGGAAAATAACAGTGCTTATCCTAAACTTTCAGATGTTATGATATACAAACCACGCAAGGGCTGGGGTATGGTGGGTGATGATAGTTTTGCTTGTGTTGAAAATGAATGGTTGTGTGCCGATAATATGGATCCGGCAGAATCCCTTCGGGACTATAAAAAATGGGAGAGAGAATTTTTAGATGCAGATAATGTTTTAACTTACAAAGATCTCCAGGTCCATCCACTCGATTATATCTTCCGTTGCGATTTTTTTGAATTAAAGGAATTAATTGATATCAAACCGGAAAATGGTATATATATCCAGTCCAGTACCGAACCATTTGATGAGCAGATGGAAATAAATCAAACAAAGGTTCAAAATTGGTTGAAGTTATTCAAGTTACCCTTACTTAATGAAGGCTTCCATGCATCTGGTCATGCTAATGGCCAGGAGATACTAGACATGATAAGGGACATTAATCCTGAGAAAGTCTACCCAGTCCACACTATTTACAAAAATAAGTTCGATATACTCAATGATGATAGAATTAAAGTTATTCATCCCACTAAATCATTGACAAACAATTACAAATCCATAAGAAAATCTTTTTATTAA